A portion of the Ferrimonas lipolytica genome contains these proteins:
- a CDS encoding polysaccharide pyruvyl transferase family protein, which yields MMTRFDTCIAGYYGMKNSGDDALLAATAWGAQTYLHARQLTVTTQADVRVNQKLTFAATLATAQRFRAQHRLQRYAQAIQAQRVIFGGGSVFHNEQDINVKRHMMMIAGNNNHLALGVGLGPFANVAAEKACAKFLNSCSFVGLRDQQSYQMATALAPAANVKLTFDLAPLLLCNADASIAMPQRQHRAGIAVCLCPKERLSGNPQAEQRRIERLAQALTAVHNLSGETIYLVNLNGHPSLGDRQVHLQLQQCLGPQVPVQMVEYNADPQQVLRSLAAFKVVISMRLHGSILAYLAETPVVSLNYHSKCEGWCDQVGMAPELRFNATDVDPAQLTKVMLQGLEHGFTQSQLCRAEAIAAAKQNWSCNYG from the coding sequence ATGATGACTCGATTTGATACCTGCATCGCCGGTTACTACGGCATGAAAAACAGTGGTGACGATGCACTGCTTGCGGCCACCGCTTGGGGCGCGCAAACCTATCTGCATGCACGTCAATTAACGGTTACCACTCAAGCGGATGTGCGAGTGAATCAGAAATTAACCTTTGCTGCTACCTTAGCAACGGCACAGCGCTTTCGTGCGCAGCACCGGTTGCAACGTTATGCCCAAGCGATACAAGCTCAACGGGTTATTTTTGGCGGCGGTTCGGTATTCCACAATGAGCAAGACATCAACGTTAAGCGCCATATGATGATGATCGCTGGCAACAACAACCACCTTGCATTGGGGGTTGGCTTAGGACCCTTTGCTAATGTTGCCGCTGAAAAAGCTTGTGCCAAATTCCTTAATAGTTGCTCGTTTGTCGGTCTGCGCGACCAGCAAAGCTATCAGATGGCAACCGCATTGGCTCCTGCGGCTAACGTCAAGCTAACCTTTGATCTGGCGCCACTGCTGCTGTGCAATGCCGATGCGTCTATTGCCATGCCTCAACGTCAGCATCGAGCTGGTATCGCAGTATGTTTATGCCCGAAAGAGCGGCTTAGTGGCAACCCGCAGGCTGAACAGCGTCGTATCGAGCGCTTGGCACAAGCTTTAACTGCGGTTCATAATCTCAGCGGCGAAACCATCTATCTGGTTAATCTCAACGGCCATCCATCTTTGGGTGATCGTCAGGTACATTTGCAGCTACAGCAATGTTTAGGACCGCAGGTACCGGTACAAATGGTTGAATATAACGCCGATCCGCAGCAGGTATTACGATCGCTTGCGGCATTTAAGGTGGTTATCAGCATGCGCTTGCACGGCTCAATCTTGGCTTATTTAGCCGAGACCCCAGTGGTTTCACTGAACTATCACAGTAAATGCGAAGGTTGGTGTGACCAAGTTGGTATGGCGCCAGAGCTGCGCTTTAACGCGACTGACGTAGACCCAGCTCAGCTAACTAAGGTGATGCTGCAGGGGCTAGAGCACGGTTTTACTCAGAGCCAATTGTGTCGCGCCGAGGCAATCGCCGCTGCTAAACAAAATTGGAGCTGTAATTATGGTTAA
- a CDS encoding glycosyltransferase family 2 protein: MVNQPTLPPTIAVVIPLFNKALHIADTLASVFNQTLQPTEIIVVDDGSTDDGADIVRQYQRVTLVQQQNAGVSAARNTGVAAASSDLIAFIDADDRWLPQFLQEIVILTKGFPQAGVFTTGYQFCINKQEYRLPKIRFGGRGGQQSRLLDDYFDIGARGDLPFTMSSIAVRADVMAQLGGFPLNEPMGEDQELFCRAALFSSIAYNPKVLANYHLDASNRACLQHIPAKECPFSVRLHQLTQTLESESLCSSIDNYRAAHILHLASLHVRNKQVTIAKDLLQQKVVDRLWLRKWWWWLRCQLVAVQH, from the coding sequence ATGGTTAATCAACCGACTTTACCGCCGACCATTGCGGTGGTTATCCCACTCTTTAACAAGGCGCTGCACATTGCAGACACCTTAGCTTCAGTGTTTAACCAAACTCTCCAGCCAACTGAAATTATTGTTGTTGATGACGGTTCTACTGATGACGGCGCTGATATCGTCCGCCAGTATCAACGCGTGACCTTGGTGCAGCAACAAAATGCCGGCGTGTCAGCCGCGCGTAATACGGGTGTTGCTGCGGCCAGCAGTGATCTTATCGCCTTTATCGATGCCGATGACCGTTGGTTACCACAATTTTTGCAAGAGATAGTCATCTTAACGAAAGGTTTCCCGCAAGCGGGGGTATTTACCACTGGTTATCAATTCTGCATCAATAAACAGGAATATCGCCTGCCTAAGATCCGTTTCGGTGGGCGAGGAGGGCAGCAGTCACGACTACTTGACGATTACTTTGATATCGGCGCCCGTGGTGATCTTCCATTTACGATGTCGTCCATCGCTGTTCGGGCGGATGTTATGGCTCAACTAGGAGGTTTTCCACTGAACGAACCTATGGGGGAAGATCAAGAGCTGTTTTGTCGAGCGGCACTGTTTAGCAGTATCGCTTATAACCCTAAGGTACTGGCGAATTATCATTTAGATGCTTCTAACAGAGCTTGTCTGCAGCATATCCCCGCCAAGGAGTGTCCGTTTAGTGTTCGCCTACATCAGCTAACACAAACGCTTGAGTCTGAATCGTTGTGCAGTAGCATCGACAATTATCGCGCCGCTCATATTCTTCATCTGGCTTCGCTGCATGTTCGCAATAAGCAGGTGACGATAGCTAAAGACCTGTTACAGCAAAAGGTTGTCGATAGACTGTGGTTAAGAAAATGGTGGTGGTGGCTACGCTGTCAGCTGGTTGCGGTTCAGCATTAG
- a CDS encoding O-antigen ligase domain-containing protein produces MATPLLNQTTVEEKLIWYGLVLSYPMYVLGALYVWGSVLGWLMLALVILRCWVDGRADYGPVPLIVWLWVTAMALMLVALIVAHIDWQLGLAKTIKSTIGWAKGWALLALFLLLGAVLPFRLALLTRGTCIVAAQSIILALISLVAVALGWSGEIYLSPLKAIGGPGYEFFTVRWFALNLETGLPRWSFFAPWAPAAGLMSCICLVICWQEQNPRWRALGIIGTAVMCLLCQSRAGWVLFAGLIPLLVLFGRAISPSMLLVAAIATVVMMLSSQWLFEHGNDAYQHIKDSRPDSTRVRSALADIALQRWQAEAPIWGHGIVERGPKMVEYMPIGTHHSWYGLLFVKGAVGALALALPLAITVIYLLVDAFRSAVSRTALLLALTLVGYSFFENLEILVYLFWPALLWIGAALNPLKTNALQKVAY; encoded by the coding sequence ATGGCAACGCCACTACTTAATCAAACAACTGTTGAAGAGAAGCTGATCTGGTATGGGCTGGTGCTCAGTTATCCGATGTATGTGCTTGGGGCGTTGTATGTCTGGGGCAGTGTTTTGGGTTGGTTGATGTTAGCGCTGGTGATATTGCGCTGCTGGGTCGATGGGCGCGCTGATTATGGCCCAGTTCCCCTAATCGTATGGTTATGGGTTACCGCGATGGCGTTGATGCTAGTAGCGTTAATTGTGGCTCATATTGATTGGCAGTTGGGTTTAGCTAAAACCATCAAATCGACCATCGGTTGGGCCAAAGGCTGGGCATTGTTGGCGCTGTTTCTGTTGTTGGGGGCAGTGTTGCCATTTCGGTTAGCTCTGCTTACTCGCGGCACCTGCATCGTTGCAGCTCAGTCGATCATATTGGCGTTGATCTCGTTAGTTGCAGTGGCTTTGGGCTGGTCGGGAGAGATCTACCTGTCGCCGCTCAAAGCGATTGGTGGCCCCGGTTATGAGTTTTTTACGGTGCGGTGGTTTGCGTTAAACCTAGAGACTGGGTTGCCGCGGTGGAGCTTCTTCGCACCATGGGCTCCTGCTGCCGGCTTGATGAGCTGCATCTGCTTGGTTATCTGTTGGCAAGAGCAGAACCCTCGCTGGCGGGCATTGGGTATTATCGGCACGGCGGTGATGTGTCTATTGTGTCAGTCGCGAGCCGGTTGGGTGTTGTTTGCTGGATTGATTCCGTTACTGGTGTTGTTTGGGCGCGCTATTAGCCCGTCGATGTTGTTGGTGGCTGCTATTGCCACAGTCGTAATGATGCTATCGAGCCAGTGGCTGTTCGAGCATGGCAATGATGCTTATCAGCATATTAAAGATAGCCGACCAGACTCGACCCGGGTGCGAAGCGCTCTGGCCGATATTGCGCTGCAGCGGTGGCAAGCTGAAGCGCCGATTTGGGGCCATGGAATCGTTGAGCGTGGCCCTAAAATGGTTGAGTACATGCCCATTGGCACTCATCACAGTTGGTATGGCTTGCTGTTTGTTAAAGGAGCAGTGGGTGCCTTAGCGTTAGCATTGCCGCTAGCCATTACGGTTATTTATCTGCTCGTTGATGCGTTTCGCTCTGCTGTCTCGCGTACCGCGCTGTTGTTGGCACTGACTTTGGTTGGCTACAGCTTCTTTGAAAATCTAGAGATTTTGGTTTATCTGTTTTGGCCTGCGTTACTTTGGATAGGCGCAGCGCTGAACCCCCTTAAAACCAACGCATTGCAAAAGGTGGCGTACTAA